A genomic region of bacterium contains the following coding sequences:
- a CDS encoding cytochrome b N-terminal domain-containing protein translates to MLDKLKKTLEEWKSRQPSPEAVKKAIADGQIWKSIFRHGYPDTPRNRIMAVLSNVFLHLHPVKVRHSGVKMSYTWCMGGLSFFLFLNLTVTGVLLMFYYRPTAEYAYYDIVALREHVPLGIMRELHRWAAHAMVIAVWLHMFRVFMTGSYKPPREFNWVIGVVLLLLTLLLSFTGYLLPWDQLAMWAITVGTNMARATPFLGYEGPGAAMIQIGGVKLVHGGSDIHFALLGGHFVSEATLLRFYVLHCVFIPIVAATLMAIHFWRVRKDGGISGPL, encoded by the coding sequence CGATGGGCAGATCTGGAAATCGATCTTCCGCCATGGCTATCCCGACACTCCCCGCAACCGGATCATGGCGGTCCTTTCCAACGTGTTCCTCCACCTGCATCCCGTCAAGGTGCGCCACTCCGGCGTGAAGATGAGCTACACCTGGTGCATGGGCGGGCTCTCTTTCTTCCTCTTCCTGAACCTCACCGTCACCGGGGTGCTCTTGATGTTCTACTACCGGCCCACGGCCGAATACGCCTATTACGACATCGTGGCCCTGCGGGAGCATGTGCCCCTGGGGATCATGCGGGAACTGCACCGTTGGGCGGCCCACGCCATGGTCATCGCCGTTTGGCTCCATATGTTCCGGGTCTTCATGACCGGTTCCTACAAGCCCCCCCGCGAATTCAATTGGGTCATCGGGGTGGTCCTTCTCCTCCTGACGCTCCTTCTCTCCTTCACGGGATACCTCCTGCCTTGGGACCAATTGGCCATGTGGGCCATCACGGTGGGGACCAACATGGCCCGCGCCACTCCCTTCCTGGGCTACGAAGGTCCCGGGGCGGCCATGATCCAGATCGGGGGCGTGAAATTAGTGCATGGCGGATCGGACATCCATTTCGCCCTTTTGGGGGGCCATTTCGTTTCCGAGGCCACCTTGCTTCGTTTCTACGTGTTGCATTGCGTGTTCATCCCGATCGTGGCGGCCACCCTGATGGCCATCCACTTCTGGCGTGTCCGCAAGGACGGCGGCATTTCCGGTCCCCTTTGA
- a CDS encoding cytochrome C — protein sequence MSILAITNFLFQPWLYFVLTTAIFIAMVVWREQWTEPKMALKILAGVIVLLGLFMTNEHFFDISTKADNIPIFIMVFSVGFFTWLSFRQAVLNDRRIDQGQPPVEKETSDKKVYVWPDLVFIEFIATIIGGVVLLVWSLCFHAPLEEAANPSWTPNPSKAPWYFLGLQEMLVYYDPWLAGVVFPTLIIVGLMAIPYIDKNPKGSGYYTIKERKLAIIPFLFGFLILWVTLIFLGTFLRGPAWNFFGPFEEWNPHKVVVLNNVNLSEYFWVMLLHVSLPSNPLIREAPGFLVIAAYFLWLPAFLTKKSAFLMGLLEKMGVARYVTLVFLALSMAALPIKMVLRWVFNLKYIVGIPEVFFNI from the coding sequence ATGAGCATCTTGGCGATCACGAACTTTCTCTTCCAGCCTTGGCTTTATTTTGTGCTGACCACGGCCATCTTCATCGCCATGGTCGTGTGGCGCGAACAATGGACCGAGCCCAAAATGGCCCTGAAGATCCTCGCCGGGGTGATCGTGCTCCTGGGGCTTTTCATGACCAATGAGCATTTCTTCGATATCTCGACCAAGGCCGACAACATCCCCATCTTCATCATGGTCTTTTCCGTCGGCTTCTTCACTTGGCTTTCCTTCCGGCAGGCCGTCCTCAATGACCGGCGCATCGACCAAGGCCAACCCCCGGTCGAAAAGGAGACCTCCGATAAGAAGGTCTATGTCTGGCCCGACCTGGTCTTCATCGAGTTCATCGCCACCATCATCGGGGGCGTGGTCCTGTTGGTCTGGTCCCTCTGCTTCCATGCCCCCTTGGAAGAGGCGGCCAACCCCTCTTGGACCCCGAATCCCTCGAAGGCCCCCTGGTACTTCCTGGGGCTCCAGGAAATGCTGGTCTATTACGATCCCTGGCTGGCGGGGGTCGTCTTCCCGACCCTCATCATCGTCGGGCTGATGGCCATCCCCTATATCGACAAGAACCCCAAGGGTTCCGGTTACTACACCATCAAGGAACGCAAGCTCGCGATCATCCCCTTCCTCTTCGGGTTCCTGATCCTCTGGGTCACCCTCATCTTCCTGGGCACCTTCCTCCGGGGTCCGGCCTGGAACTTCTTCGGGCCCTTCGAGGAGTGGAACCCTCATAAGGTCGTGGTCCTGAACAACGTGAACCTGTCCGAGTATTTCTGGGTCATGCTGCTCCACGTTTCGTTGCCCTCCAACCCGCTCATCCGGGAAGCTCCCGGCTTCCTCGTGATCGCGGCTTATTTCCTTTGGCTGCCGGCTTTCCTGACCAAGAAGAGCGCCTTCCTGATGGGGCTTCTGGAAAAGATGGGCGTGGCCCGCTATGTCACGCTGGTCTTCCTGGCCCTTTCCATGGCGGCCCTGCCGATCAAGATGGTCCTGCGGTGGGTGTTCAACCTGAAGTACATCGTCGGTATCCCTGAAGTCTTCTTTAATATCTAG